In Hippoglossus stenolepis isolate QCI-W04-F060 chromosome 20, HSTE1.2, whole genome shotgun sequence, the following are encoded in one genomic region:
- the ubxn2a gene encoding UBX domain-containing protein 2A, which produces MKEIDTVGGEKDDKWADGEENAEEAPMKRSFSVEDLLDEVEKICYDASGSSKVEMVVRLWKDGFTVNDEEFRSYSIPENQDFLDAIKRGELPAEWESRAEEQELEINVEDLIEENYVPKKRAFHPFSGRGYRLGSVAPRVVARSPSVHEDGESPPIPMVTLDHALPVTSLQIWLADGRRLVQRFNLSHRITDVQDFVGRCQRSCPPFVLTTSLPFRELSDKELSLEEADLANAVIVQRPLNTQAPFGHS; this is translated from the exons ATGAAAGAGATTGATACTGTGGGGGGTGAGAAAGATGACAAGTG GGCTGACGGTGAAGAGAATGCAGAGGAGGCTCCGATGAAGCGTAGTTTCTCAGTCGAGGACCTTCTCGATGAGGTGGAGAAGATTTGTTACGATGCTTCGGGGTCATCAAAG GTGGAGATGGTGGTGAGGCTGTGGAAGGACGGCTTCACTGTAAACGATGAGGAGTTTCGCAGCTACTCCATACCAGAGAACCAAGACTTCCTGGATGCAATCAAGAGGGG AGAGCTTCCAGCAGAGTGGGAGAGCAGAGCGGaagagcaggagctggagatcAATGTGGAGGACCTGATAGAGGAAAATTATGTTCCCAAGAAAAGGGCCTTTCACCCTTTTAGCGGCCGAGGATACCGACTTGGCAG TGTTGCACCCAGAGTTGTGGCCAGGTCACCGTCTGTGCATGAGGATGGAGAATCTCCTCCTATTCCCATGGTAACACTAGACCACGCCCTTCCCGTCACCTCCCTACAAATCTGGTTGGCCGACGGCAGGAGATTGGTTCAGAGGTTTAACCTATCGCATCG GATCACCGACGTGCAAGATTTCGTAGGGCGCTGCCAGAGGAGCTGCCCGCCTTTCGTCCTGACCACATCGCTTCCTTTCCGAGAGCTCAGCGACAAAGAGTTGAGCCTGGAAGAGGCAGACTTGGCCAACGCTGTCATTGTCCAGAGACCCCTGAACACACAGGCGCCGTTTGGACACTCCTGA